The Deltaproteobacteria bacterium genomic interval GTGTAAACTCCGTGAAGGATCTATATGAAAGCCAAAATATTCGTAACATTAAAAAATGGTGTACATGATGTTCAGGGAGAGGCGGTCTTGGGAACCTTGAAACATATGGGTTTTGAAGGGGTGCAGGAAGTGCGCGTTGGAAAATATATCGAACTGAATCTGAATGACGGGACAAAAACCAAGGCGGAAGAACAGGTAAAA includes:
- the purS gene encoding phosphoribosylformylglycinamidine synthase subunit PurS — protein: MKAKIFVTLKNGVHDVQGEAVLGTLKHMGFEGVQEVRVGKYIELNLNDGTKTKAEEQVK